The Coffea arabica cultivar ET-39 chromosome 1e, Coffea Arabica ET-39 HiFi, whole genome shotgun sequence genome has a window encoding:
- the LOC113743597 gene encoding uncharacterized protein — MEGVTATAYKGVKGYWTRKGYEKLDGSGSRRRKRRVVELGAENGSSRRRRFWRIRLTPRLKLKLRLRFSPRKFILGLRDAYVNLMTKLASSRFVNSGVAGYPGEGISGFGLRPLKEYDEKMIVEIYKSLVMAQGHQLVNPGVAVAVAPRKIPTLPTVTEC; from the coding sequence ATGGAAGGGGTAACAGCCACTGCTTACAAGGGCGTAAAGGGTTACTGGACGAGGAAAGGATACGAGAAACTAGATGGGAGCGGTAGTCGACGGAGGAAGAGAAGGGTGGTGGAGTTGGGGGCGGAAAACGGGTCAAGCCGGAGGAGGCGCTTCTGGAGGATAAGGTTGACTCCCAGGCTGAAGCTGAAACTGAGATTAAGATTCTCGCCCAGGAAATTTATCCTGGGACTTCGGGATGCGTACGTTAATCTGATGACCAAGCTGGCCAGCAGCCGGTTCGTCAACAGCGGGGTGGCCGGATATCCTGGGGAGGGCATCAGCGGGTTTGGGTTGCGCCCGCTCAAAGAGTACGACGAGAAGATGATCGTCGAGATCTACAAGTCTTTGGTGATGGCTCAGGGCCACCAATTGGTGAATCCCGGCGTCGCAGTCGCAGTCGCACCCCGCAAAATTCCCACTCTTCCTACGGTAACTGAATGCTGA